In the genome of Arthrobacter sp. D5-1, one region contains:
- a CDS encoding zinc-binding dehydrogenase yields the protein MKAALITGQYVLEIRDFSFPELAGPTQAVVEILKTGICGSDVTAFRDGEAYPPFLSGHEWVGRVISVGSEVTHLKVGDRVVAGTPAACGNCQMCRRGHGERCIELTALAFGTHPHTPQHGGYAERIEVPAEILIPIPSEIGDEAAAMIEPAAVALHAIRRHTPRMGDVVVVVGAGPVGLFAVQMLRQSGAARVIVIEPQARRQKLALSMGADSALAPGPEALEAIQDATHGLGADIVYDCVGNEKALTAAVEYCRSGATLVMIGATSGAVKVSPLAWLGKELTIATSLAHLNHEFPLVIDLMARGRLNTEALVDETIGLGDLEKVLTQLASGLDRVKVLVDARS from the coding sequence TTGAAAGCAGCACTGATTACTGGTCAGTACGTATTGGAGATTCGGGACTTTTCCTTCCCAGAGTTGGCTGGACCAACTCAAGCTGTGGTGGAGATCCTTAAGACCGGGATTTGCGGGTCTGATGTGACAGCGTTTCGTGACGGGGAAGCGTATCCGCCCTTCCTCTCAGGACATGAGTGGGTGGGGCGCGTCATCTCGGTCGGTTCTGAGGTGACACATCTCAAGGTTGGTGATCGGGTGGTGGCAGGTACGCCAGCGGCGTGTGGCAATTGTCAGATGTGTCGCAGAGGTCATGGAGAGCGTTGCATCGAGCTAACAGCCCTGGCCTTCGGTACGCACCCCCACACCCCTCAGCACGGGGGCTATGCCGAACGGATCGAGGTTCCAGCTGAAATTCTCATTCCTATTCCAAGCGAAATAGGGGACGAAGCGGCAGCCATGATTGAGCCAGCCGCAGTGGCTCTTCACGCTATTCGCAGGCACACTCCTCGTATGGGGGATGTGGTTGTCGTTGTTGGAGCCGGGCCCGTAGGTCTCTTCGCCGTACAGATGCTTCGCCAATCAGGAGCCGCCCGTGTAATTGTCATTGAACCCCAGGCGCGCCGCCAGAAACTGGCATTATCTATGGGTGCGGATTCAGCACTCGCCCCGGGTCCGGAGGCACTGGAAGCAATCCAGGATGCCACGCACGGATTGGGTGCCGATATCGTCTACGACTGCGTGGGCAACGAGAAAGCACTGACTGCCGCAGTCGAATACTGCCGTTCTGGCGCAACGCTCGTGATGATCGGGGCAACTTCTGGGGCAGTCAAGGTCTCACCGCTGGCTTGGCTGGGCAAGGAACTGACGATCGCGACCTCGCTGGCTCACCTAAACCACGAGTTCCCTTTGGTCATTGACCTGATGGCTCGGGGCCGACTTAATACAGAAGCCCTTGTCGACGAAACGATTGGGCTGGGTGATCTTGAGAAGGTTCTGACCCAACTTGCAAGCGGATTGGATCGAGTAAAGGTGCTAGTTGACGCTCGCTCGTAG
- a CDS encoding MFS transporter produces MIEFSRWFTGADAGANLVELQALKAQVDAGEINPTADQSRLLNLLAQFDASRAQSLSIVTSIGVFVTMLVQPVAGVLSDRTRSRWGRRAPWMAGGAIAGALALVALRYSTTIALLILFWSLAQLLLNVVQGPLTATVADRVPSQKLGVASSITGLAGMLGAVLGSVAAGILFGMIQLNTYLVFAIVILVFIAVFILRVPDRSSRDLEVEPISWSGFFKSFLIPLKDGDYRWVWVAKVVMMFGYGTTTAFGFFMLQSYVQPALSAAEATALAPIMGLAGVPGMLISMAVVGKWSDKIQRRKPFVFWTSVLLAASMVIPLVSPTVPGLIAQSVVAGFAFGAYLVVDQALFIDVIVDKRNAGRDLGMSALGGNLGQALGPILAGVLVAAAGGYGIVWIVAIPIVLVAAAAILPVKRAR; encoded by the coding sequence ATGATCGAGTTCTCGCGATGGTTCACCGGAGCGGATGCGGGGGCCAACCTCGTGGAGTTGCAAGCACTGAAAGCACAGGTGGATGCCGGCGAGATAAACCCGACGGCTGACCAATCCCGGTTGCTGAACCTTCTGGCGCAGTTTGATGCGTCACGTGCTCAAAGTCTTTCGATTGTGACGTCGATCGGCGTTTTCGTTACTATGCTGGTCCAACCCGTCGCGGGAGTCCTGTCGGACCGGACCCGGTCGCGGTGGGGGCGCCGCGCACCATGGATGGCAGGGGGCGCGATTGCTGGCGCCCTGGCCCTTGTGGCTCTGCGCTACTCGACGACCATCGCTCTGCTGATCCTCTTTTGGTCCCTCGCTCAGCTACTGCTGAATGTTGTCCAAGGTCCTTTAACCGCGACGGTGGCTGACCGTGTCCCATCCCAGAAGCTAGGAGTCGCTTCGTCCATCACAGGCCTGGCAGGAATGCTAGGGGCGGTCTTGGGGTCAGTGGCCGCGGGAATCCTGTTTGGGATGATCCAACTGAACACATACCTTGTTTTTGCGATAGTAATTCTCGTATTTATCGCGGTCTTCATTCTCCGGGTGCCCGACCGCTCCTCCCGGGATCTCGAGGTCGAGCCCATCAGTTGGAGCGGTTTTTTCAAGTCCTTCCTGATCCCCTTGAAAGACGGAGATTACAGGTGGGTCTGGGTCGCAAAGGTCGTCATGATGTTCGGCTATGGCACAACCACCGCTTTCGGCTTCTTTATGCTGCAGAGTTATGTACAGCCCGCACTGAGCGCGGCCGAGGCGACCGCTCTGGCACCCATTATGGGTTTGGCCGGAGTGCCCGGGATGCTCATTTCGATGGCAGTTGTTGGTAAGTGGTCGGACAAGATCCAGCGTCGCAAACCGTTCGTATTTTGGACGTCGGTCCTTTTGGCAGCCTCTATGGTTATCCCGCTCGTGTCTCCTACCGTTCCAGGCCTGATCGCTCAGTCCGTCGTGGCAGGATTCGCGTTCGGCGCTTACCTGGTCGTTGATCAGGCACTGTTCATCGATGTGATCGTTGACAAGCGCAACGCTGGCCGGGACCTGGGCATGTCGGCCCTCGGCGGAAACCTTGGTCAGGCCCTTGGTCCTATTCTTGCAGGCGTGCTGGTCGCCGCGGCCGGTGGCTACGGAATCGTGTGGATCGTGGCCATCCCGATCGTGCTGGTCGCCGCGGCCGCGATCCTGCCAGTAAAACGAGCCAGATAA
- a CDS encoding glycoside hydrolase family 3 C-terminal domain-containing protein codes for MHASVPKLTLDEKAALVSGASFWRTQAVPHAGVAAATLTDGPHGVRMQRASADHLGINDSEPATSFPTAAATGSTWDPALVEEMGRALGAEALALGVDVLLGPGINMKRSPLCGRNFEYFSEDPVLSGALGTAWVSGIQSKGVGASLKHFAANNQETDRMRIDVQVDERSLREIYLPAFEQTVREASPATVMCSYNKVNGVRMSENRWLLTDVLRGEWGFDGYAVSDWGAVTDPVAAIEAGLDLEMPSTGGLSAAKIAAAVTAGRLDEAVLDKAVSRILTVHDRLRASRGQVKPVDHAAHHELARRLSIAGSVLLANEGNLLPLDPRVGGKIAVIGEFARTPRYQGGGSSHMNPVRLDDALTALQERTTREVVFAAGFSFDGSNETSLAEEAVTVAADAAAVVLFLGLPAAAESEGFDRTHLQLPESQLRLAASVLAVNPNVVVVLSNGGVVTLEGIAGRTPAILEMWLGGQASGSAAADILLGIAEPGGRLAETIPHTLAHTPAHLNWPGSHGSVRYGEGVYIGYRWYDATDRDVAFPFGFGLSYTTFALTDLTVTVPDQSRAYAECAVTIENTGDRPGSEVVQIYVTDEMSSIDRPKQELKGFAKVHLAPGERRTIRIVLDERAFAFWGPNGWTVEPGSFQVLAGTSSRHLPVQRTVRLDVPVPGAVLTPESTIAEWLAHPAGHAVLQPMLSKMGPTAAAIDDEEMRHLVGSMPLRALFSLAATPGSDPDAVVLDLIGQANDRTQQALATH; via the coding sequence ATGCACGCCTCTGTTCCGAAACTGACCCTCGACGAGAAAGCCGCCCTGGTATCCGGCGCCTCCTTTTGGCGCACTCAAGCCGTCCCCCATGCCGGCGTGGCTGCGGCCACTCTTACCGACGGACCCCACGGGGTGCGGATGCAGCGGGCCAGCGCAGACCATCTTGGGATTAACGACAGTGAACCGGCGACGAGTTTCCCCACCGCAGCCGCAACCGGTTCCACCTGGGATCCCGCACTGGTCGAGGAGATGGGGCGCGCACTGGGCGCCGAAGCCCTCGCACTGGGAGTAGACGTCCTGCTCGGACCGGGCATCAACATGAAGCGGTCCCCACTATGCGGACGCAACTTCGAGTATTTCTCAGAAGACCCGGTCCTGTCCGGCGCTCTCGGAACTGCATGGGTTTCCGGTATCCAGTCCAAAGGCGTAGGCGCGTCATTGAAGCATTTCGCCGCCAACAATCAGGAAACCGACCGAATGCGAATTGACGTTCAGGTCGACGAACGTTCTCTCCGGGAGATATACCTGCCCGCGTTCGAACAGACAGTCCGAGAAGCGTCTCCCGCCACAGTCATGTGCTCGTACAACAAGGTCAACGGGGTCCGAATGAGCGAGAACCGGTGGCTGCTCACAGACGTGCTGCGCGGCGAGTGGGGATTCGACGGATACGCTGTTTCGGACTGGGGCGCCGTTACCGACCCGGTCGCGGCGATCGAGGCTGGCTTAGACCTGGAAATGCCGAGCACAGGCGGCCTTAGCGCCGCTAAAATTGCCGCCGCCGTCACTGCCGGCAGACTGGACGAGGCTGTTCTTGACAAGGCAGTCTCCCGGATCCTGACGGTCCATGACCGACTTCGCGCGAGTCGGGGCCAGGTCAAACCTGTCGATCATGCCGCCCATCATGAACTGGCACGACGTTTGTCCATCGCCGGATCGGTCCTGCTGGCAAACGAGGGCAACCTACTGCCACTTGACCCCCGAGTCGGAGGGAAAATTGCTGTCATCGGCGAATTCGCCAGAACGCCCCGGTACCAGGGAGGAGGCAGCTCACACATGAACCCCGTGCGCTTGGATGATGCGCTTACCGCGCTTCAGGAACGAACCACTCGCGAGGTGGTCTTCGCGGCAGGATTCAGCTTTGACGGTTCGAACGAGACTTCCCTGGCAGAAGAAGCTGTCACGGTCGCGGCAGACGCTGCGGCAGTAGTGCTGTTCCTTGGCCTCCCCGCTGCAGCGGAATCCGAAGGATTTGACCGCACCCACCTCCAGCTCCCGGAGTCGCAGCTTCGCCTTGCAGCTTCCGTACTGGCTGTGAACCCGAACGTTGTGGTGGTTCTCAGCAACGGCGGCGTCGTCACCTTGGAGGGCATCGCCGGTCGTACGCCAGCGATCCTGGAGATGTGGCTGGGCGGCCAAGCATCCGGCTCCGCCGCTGCCGACATCCTGCTGGGCATCGCCGAACCGGGCGGACGTCTCGCCGAAACCATCCCCCACACCCTGGCACACACCCCCGCCCACCTGAACTGGCCGGGCAGCCACGGCTCCGTGCGATACGGCGAGGGCGTCTACATAGGCTACCGGTGGTACGACGCGACCGACCGCGACGTCGCATTCCCCTTTGGATTTGGTCTTAGCTACACCACCTTTGCGCTCACCGATCTCACCGTCACAGTGCCCGACCAGTCGCGGGCTTACGCGGAATGCGCAGTGACCATAGAGAACACCGGGGATCGGCCCGGCTCAGAAGTGGTGCAAATCTACGTCACTGATGAAATGAGTTCCATCGACCGCCCGAAGCAGGAGCTGAAGGGGTTCGCTAAAGTTCATTTGGCCCCCGGAGAGCGGCGCACCATTCGGATTGTGCTCGACGAGCGGGCCTTCGCATTTTGGGGTCCAAACGGGTGGACAGTGGAACCGGGCTCATTCCAGGTGCTCGCCGGAACGAGTTCCCGACACCTTCCAGTTCAGAGAACGGTGCGCCTGGACGTTCCCGTACCCGGGGCAGTCCTCACCCCGGAGTCAACAATCGCTGAGTGGCTTGCACACCCCGCAGGGCATGCCGTTCTCCAGCCGATGCTCTCAAAGATGGGTCCCACTGCAGCAGCAATCGATGACGAGGAGATGCGCCACTTGGTGGGCTCTATGCCGCTGCGCGCACTCTTTTCCCTCGCCGCTACCCCTGGTTCCGACCCGGATGCGGTTGTCCTCGATCTCATCGGCCAAGCAAACGACCGGACCCAGCAGGCTTTGGCGACGCATTGA
- a CDS encoding TetR/AcrR family transcriptional regulator, with product MRAAQKAFTRQRLIEAAQASFVNRGYLGTTVDAITSDAGTTRATFYLHFASKAEIANAVWEAYVDSPTQLLWNDLGPIIAGVVAQPNLLKTVWFPRVVEHWDERGLTIHSLWHARALEPLLDAELKRTKHRVANTICEALMGLTGYSRAALRIRATAAFELQTQMFFDWISGDIPLAMDDVIDALSDAWLALLVTPVRTPPSDGSPSSCQSGEG from the coding sequence ATGCGCGCAGCACAGAAGGCTTTTACGCGCCAAAGGCTTATTGAGGCTGCCCAAGCATCATTTGTTAACCGGGGTTACTTGGGTACGACTGTCGACGCCATCACGAGCGATGCGGGAACAACTCGAGCTACCTTTTACCTCCATTTCGCGTCCAAAGCTGAGATTGCCAATGCTGTGTGGGAAGCCTATGTGGACAGCCCCACTCAGCTGCTCTGGAACGATCTAGGTCCGATCATTGCCGGCGTGGTGGCGCAGCCTAACCTCTTGAAGACGGTGTGGTTCCCACGAGTCGTCGAGCACTGGGACGAGAGGGGTCTGACCATCCACAGCCTGTGGCACGCGCGTGCGTTGGAACCTTTGTTGGACGCCGAACTAAAAAGAACGAAGCATCGCGTGGCAAATACGATTTGTGAAGCGCTCATGGGACTAACTGGGTATTCTCGAGCGGCACTTCGCATTCGTGCCACCGCGGCATTTGAGTTGCAAACTCAAATGTTCTTCGACTGGATCAGCGGTGACATACCGCTGGCTATGGACGATGTTATTGATGCACTTTCAGACGCTTGGTTGGCGTTGCTCGTGACACCTGTTCGTACCCCTCCAAGTGACGGGTCACCATCCAGCTGCCAGTCGGGAGAAGGCTGA
- a CDS encoding TetR family transcriptional regulator C-terminal domain-containing protein, producing MDEEVSRRGPYAKTRQRREEIGQAVLELVVEHGHEKVTVALVAKSTGLSEATVAYHCPTRDHLFVLALDEADHANEREFWKLPASELSESRPFSRITGTSAGHPNRLQLHTAQAANAADPNHPAHAWFVKHNEGVRRYFTALLRQAQAAGEAHPDVDPERFARQMIAVWDGLQMQKLVDPSIDLEWEVEQAYKGLARTDLMAARRAMEELVSSI from the coding sequence ATGGATGAGGAAGTAAGCAGACGCGGCCCCTACGCGAAGACTAGGCAGCGCAGGGAGGAAATCGGACAGGCAGTACTCGAGCTCGTTGTCGAACATGGCCACGAGAAAGTCACGGTAGCTCTTGTAGCTAAGAGCACAGGGTTGAGTGAAGCTACCGTCGCATATCATTGCCCAACCCGGGATCACCTTTTCGTCCTGGCGCTCGACGAGGCTGACCACGCTAATGAACGAGAATTTTGGAAGCTCCCTGCGTCAGAATTGTCCGAGAGCCGTCCGTTCTCGAGGATCACGGGCACCTCGGCAGGGCACCCCAATCGGCTGCAACTTCACACGGCCCAAGCAGCTAATGCCGCAGACCCTAACCATCCTGCGCACGCTTGGTTCGTAAAGCACAACGAGGGCGTGCGCCGCTACTTCACAGCTTTGCTGCGGCAGGCTCAAGCCGCCGGAGAGGCTCACCCGGATGTGGACCCGGAGCGATTCGCACGACAGATGATTGCGGTGTGGGACGGGCTGCAGATGCAGAAACTCGTTGACCCCTCAATCGACCTCGAATGGGAGGTTGAGCAGGCCTACAAAGGCTTGGCCCGCACGGATCTCATGGCTGCACGGCGAGCCATGGAGGAGCTCGTTTCCAGCATTTAG
- a CDS encoding zinc-binding dehydrogenase, translated as MSPKHSTWSALGPLPRTKFLSRINKQPRLSSARRATPSPTPPRKGKSLVKALVLEQVGTPDTLRISDLPLPQTDHGEVRVKVEACGLNPSDYQRAHYGMPDWEWPAVLGLDVVGIVDTVGAGVTNVSTGQRVAFHGNVSKRGGFAEYTVADSTVVAVVPASIDPISAAAIPSAGLTAYQAMIRRLHVSKDDTVLITGGAGGVGGFAVQLASIAGARVIATDSGRNAEHVRSLGADEFIDFQSEDIVSRVRELTGGRGVDAVLDTVGSESATANLGLLVHGGGIATTAGRPDISTVPPFSIGPSVHEIALGAAYSAGDDRSRADLAAMMSELLSLTEEGKLNPMVSSVVKLEEVPAALTAMADRKVRGKIVQSFL; from the coding sequence GTGAGCCCGAAGCATTCGACCTGGTCGGCGCTTGGGCCACTGCCTCGAACGAAATTTTTAAGCAGGATCAATAAGCAACCCCGGCTCTCTTCTGCCCGCAGAGCGACCCCTAGCCCTACCCCTCCTAGAAAAGGAAAATCTCTCGTGAAAGCTCTAGTTCTCGAACAGGTCGGGACTCCCGACACCCTCCGCATATCCGACCTTCCGCTTCCCCAGACCGATCACGGGGAGGTCCGGGTAAAGGTCGAAGCGTGCGGGCTGAATCCTTCGGACTATCAACGGGCGCATTATGGTATGCCTGACTGGGAGTGGCCGGCAGTTCTGGGCCTGGACGTCGTAGGGATCGTGGACACGGTCGGCGCAGGCGTCACCAACGTTTCGACCGGCCAGCGTGTGGCCTTTCACGGAAACGTTAGTAAGCGCGGCGGATTTGCGGAATACACAGTGGCCGATTCTACGGTTGTAGCAGTTGTCCCGGCTTCAATTGATCCGATCAGCGCTGCCGCAATTCCTTCGGCTGGCCTAACCGCCTACCAGGCCATGATTCGTCGCTTACACGTGTCCAAGGATGACACGGTGTTAATCACCGGTGGGGCAGGCGGAGTGGGCGGGTTCGCAGTGCAGCTTGCATCCATTGCCGGGGCACGAGTCATCGCCACCGATTCGGGGCGGAACGCAGAACACGTTCGTTCCTTGGGCGCGGATGAATTTATTGACTTTCAGTCCGAGGACATTGTTAGCCGTGTCCGGGAATTAACCGGCGGCCGCGGGGTGGATGCCGTGTTGGATACAGTCGGTTCGGAATCGGCAACGGCCAATCTCGGACTGCTGGTCCACGGCGGCGGTATCGCTACCACCGCAGGGCGGCCCGACATATCAACTGTTCCCCCCTTCTCAATTGGACCATCTGTGCATGAAATAGCCCTTGGTGCTGCATACAGCGCCGGTGACGACCGCTCGCGCGCTGATCTTGCTGCGATGATGTCTGAGCTTCTGTCACTCACTGAGGAAGGGAAACTCAACCCAATGGTTTCCAGCGTAGTCAAGCTCGAAGAGGTACCAGCTGCCCTCACTGCCATGGCTGACCGAAAGGTGCGGGGAAAGATCGTTCAATCTTTCCTCTAA
- a CDS encoding serine hydrolase domain-containing protein: MSNNEKLTDPRIEAAIDEALNSTEVGLQVAAYLDGELIVDTFGGIADPDTGREVDSESLFFPFSVTKGVTSTALHVQAEKGLIDYDAPIVDYWPEWGQHGKEKITVRNVLTHQSGVPWMPEGVTPELKADWNWMIHGFEQMEPAYPIGTNCYHALGWGWIIAEIVQRTDPKGRPFDQVVKEELLAPIGATDLFFGLPPEEDHRLARIVGGEIPESTPYPLFFRGMPHEVHPSAHVFNQEITRRTVDPGAGSITNARSMAAHWALLANKGEINGVRLLSAERVEAFLTPRPNNDVIDEYLGMKVPVSAYGYYLSDDTPGMIPIITPHSDTIWMPGAGSSVGWAEINTGLAVAITHNNMQMGPPPSYVTIAKAVRDVAAEKKNTVAAV; this comes from the coding sequence GTGTCCAATAACGAAAAGCTCACAGATCCTCGCATTGAGGCGGCTATCGATGAGGCCCTGAACTCTACAGAAGTTGGCCTACAGGTTGCCGCCTATCTCGACGGCGAACTGATCGTTGATACTTTTGGCGGAATCGCCGATCCTGACACAGGACGCGAAGTCGATTCCGAGAGCCTCTTCTTCCCTTTTTCGGTCACTAAAGGTGTAACTTCCACCGCCCTTCACGTTCAAGCCGAGAAAGGTCTCATCGACTACGACGCGCCCATCGTGGACTACTGGCCCGAGTGGGGTCAGCACGGCAAGGAAAAGATCACCGTTCGTAACGTCCTAACCCACCAGTCGGGCGTGCCCTGGATGCCGGAGGGGGTCACCCCCGAGCTCAAGGCAGATTGGAACTGGATGATCCACGGATTCGAGCAGATGGAACCGGCGTACCCAATCGGAACCAACTGCTATCACGCCCTCGGATGGGGCTGGATCATCGCCGAGATTGTCCAGCGGACCGACCCGAAAGGGCGACCGTTCGACCAGGTCGTGAAGGAGGAACTACTGGCCCCCATCGGGGCCACGGATCTGTTCTTCGGTCTGCCCCCGGAGGAGGATCACCGTCTCGCCAGGATCGTTGGTGGCGAGATCCCGGAATCAACCCCTTACCCTCTATTTTTTCGGGGCATGCCACACGAAGTGCACCCCTCAGCCCATGTCTTCAACCAAGAGATCACGCGGCGCACTGTCGATCCGGGCGCAGGTTCGATTACCAACGCAAGGTCGATGGCCGCCCACTGGGCGCTGCTTGCGAATAAGGGTGAGATAAATGGAGTACGGCTGCTGTCCGCCGAGCGTGTAGAAGCCTTCCTCACTCCGCGACCCAACAACGACGTAATCGACGAGTACCTCGGCATGAAAGTCCCGGTCTCGGCTTATGGCTACTACCTCAGCGACGACACGCCGGGCATGATACCCATCATCACCCCGCACTCTGACACTATCTGGATGCCCGGGGCAGGTTCCTCCGTAGGATGGGCGGAAATCAACACCGGCCTTGCCGTAGCAATCACTCACAACAATATGCAGATGGGACCGCCACCGTCGTATGTCACCATCGCAAAGGCAGTCCGCGATGTCGCAGCAGAAAAGAAAAACACCGTAGCAGCAGTCTAA
- a CDS encoding zinc-binding dehydrogenase → MPILALARVSSLAEFITVDQFQVHPVASLSAPAAALVGCAVSTGYGMTRNVVELKTGETIMVFGVGGIGINSIQTARLIGARRIIAVDINEEKEAVARKFGADEFIAIKPGMASESIVAEVRHVAPEQVDAVVDCTGQASVLEAAQLLLKAGGRLGLVGIPHAGGTMKLDINNAMYRHITVRGALNGACNPFTDVPDIVQLAEQGRLDLESQVSHVFPLSEYQEAVDALRQGRVLRAVIEMPSGTKYKKINRDTPENADQYHGSENPFRN, encoded by the coding sequence TTGCCCATTCTCGCTCTAGCACGGGTTTCGTCGCTGGCCGAGTTCATCACCGTCGACCAGTTCCAGGTACATCCCGTAGCATCGCTGTCCGCCCCAGCGGCAGCCTTGGTTGGCTGCGCTGTCAGTACGGGCTATGGGATGACGCGCAACGTGGTCGAACTGAAAACCGGTGAAACTATCATGGTGTTTGGTGTCGGCGGAATCGGCATCAACAGCATCCAAACTGCCCGTCTCATTGGTGCAAGAAGAATCATTGCTGTCGATATCAACGAAGAAAAGGAAGCGGTGGCGCGAAAGTTCGGAGCCGATGAATTTATAGCAATCAAGCCAGGCATGGCCAGTGAGAGCATCGTGGCTGAGGTCAGGCATGTTGCTCCCGAGCAAGTGGATGCCGTTGTGGACTGCACCGGCCAGGCCTCCGTTCTGGAGGCTGCTCAGCTGCTCCTCAAGGCCGGGGGACGTCTTGGCCTCGTCGGGATACCCCACGCCGGCGGCACAATGAAGCTCGACATTAACAACGCCATGTACCGGCACATCACCGTCCGCGGTGCATTGAATGGAGCGTGCAACCCGTTCACCGATGTGCCTGACATCGTGCAGCTCGCCGAGCAGGGCCGCTTGGACTTGGAGTCCCAGGTATCGCATGTCTTTCCGTTGTCTGAATATCAGGAAGCTGTCGACGCGCTCCGTCAAGGGAGAGTCCTGCGCGCCGTGATAGAGATGCCATCCGGGACCAAGTACAAAAAGATTAATCGGGATACTCCAGAAAATGCGGACCAGTATCACGGATCCGAGAACCCCTTCCGCAACTAA
- the aceA gene encoding isocitrate lyase — MTAAFEPNKQTAEQQAAALELEWAANPRWEGVTRDYSASDVVRLRGRVSEEHTLARRGSEKLWKQLTEEHKTGGYTNALGALTGNQAVQQVKAGLRAIYLSGWQVAADANNSGHTYPDQSLYPANSVPTVVRRINNALLRADQIEFSEGIQTVEDWLVPIVADAEAGFGGPLNAYELMKSMIQAGASGVHWEDQLASEKKCGHLGGKVLIPTQQHVRTLNAARLAADVAGTPSVVIARTDAEAATLITSDVDERDQEFITGERTAEGFYKVRNGIEPCIARAKAYAPYSDLIWMETGTPDLELARRFAEAVKAEFPDQMLSYNCSPSFNWRKHLDDVTIAKFQRELGAMGFTFQFITLAGFHALNYSMFDLAHGYAREGMSAYVELQEKEFASESRGYTATKHQREVGTGYFDDIATALNPNASTLALVGSTEEGQFH; from the coding sequence ATGACTGCAGCATTTGAGCCAAACAAGCAGACCGCAGAGCAGCAGGCTGCCGCACTGGAGCTCGAGTGGGCTGCGAACCCCCGCTGGGAAGGTGTGACCCGTGACTACTCAGCCTCCGACGTCGTCCGTCTCCGCGGCCGCGTCTCCGAAGAGCACACCCTGGCCCGCCGCGGTTCGGAGAAGCTGTGGAAGCAGCTGACCGAGGAGCACAAGACCGGCGGCTACACCAACGCCCTGGGTGCCCTCACCGGCAACCAGGCAGTGCAGCAGGTCAAGGCCGGCCTCCGCGCCATCTACCTTTCCGGTTGGCAGGTGGCCGCCGATGCCAACAATTCCGGCCACACCTACCCGGACCAGTCCCTCTACCCGGCCAACTCCGTCCCCACAGTGGTCCGCCGTATCAACAACGCCCTGCTCCGGGCGGACCAGATCGAATTCTCCGAGGGCATCCAGACCGTTGAGGACTGGCTGGTCCCGATTGTTGCCGACGCCGAAGCCGGTTTCGGCGGCCCGCTGAACGCCTACGAGCTGATGAAATCCATGATCCAGGCCGGCGCCTCCGGCGTGCACTGGGAAGACCAGCTCGCCTCCGAGAAGAAGTGCGGCCACCTGGGCGGAAAGGTCCTGATCCCCACCCAGCAGCACGTGCGGACCCTGAACGCCGCCCGGCTCGCGGCCGACGTCGCCGGTACCCCGTCGGTGGTCATCGCCCGCACGGACGCCGAGGCAGCCACCCTGATCACCTCCGACGTCGACGAGCGCGACCAGGAATTCATCACCGGCGAGCGTACGGCCGAGGGCTTCTACAAGGTCCGCAACGGCATCGAACCCTGCATCGCCCGGGCCAAGGCCTACGCCCCTTACTCGGACCTGATCTGGATGGAAACGGGCACCCCGGACCTGGAGCTGGCCCGCAGGTTCGCCGAAGCGGTCAAGGCAGAGTTTCCGGACCAGATGCTTTCCTACAACTGCTCGCCGTCGTTCAACTGGCGCAAGCACCTGGACGACGTCACTATCGCCAAGTTCCAGCGTGAACTCGGCGCCATGGGCTTCACATTCCAGTTCATCACCCTCGCCGGGTTCCACGCCCTGAACTACTCGATGTTCGATCTCGCGCACGGCTACGCCCGTGAAGGCATGAGCGCCTACGTCGAACTGCAGGAAAAGGAATTCGCCTCCGAATCCCGCGGCTACACCGCAACCAAGCACCAGCGCGAAGTCGGCACCGGCTACTTCGATGACATCGCCACCGCGCTCAACCCGAACGCATCCACCCTCGCCCTGGTCGGATCGACCGAAGAGGGCCAGTTCCACTAA